One Methylobacterium sp. 77 DNA window includes the following coding sequences:
- a CDS encoding beta-ketoacyl-ACP synthase: MNRRDVVVTGIGLVSCAGEGIAAHLDAFSAGRPKATDTERFAPYPVHPAPTLVLDGQIPKKSDQRQMEAWQRLGVYAAGLALDSAGVKQDATFKAAMHLVVACGGGERDTAVDGAILTGLRDAADPGAYLNERLQNDLRPTLFLAQLSNLLAGNIAIVHGVTGASRTFMGEEASGVDALRIAQSRIASGQIDTMLVGGSYSAERPDVLVVHEMGGYLRKGDFRPVFEREGESEAGFILGSAAAFLMLEAAEAAAARNAKIFARLLPVESDRPRREPGSVGRSLSALWDKAGITPDAVISGATGVGGITGEEGAALAELAPGVFVTALGDVTGHSLEVTAPLGAALAAALIAEGRARNVAVTTVGHRRGEGVVRLSAVS; the protein is encoded by the coding sequence ATGAACCGGCGTGACGTCGTCGTCACAGGCATCGGCCTCGTCTCCTGCGCCGGTGAGGGAATCGCCGCGCATCTCGACGCCTTCTCGGCTGGCCGACCGAAGGCCACGGATACGGAGCGCTTCGCGCCCTATCCCGTCCACCCCGCCCCGACGCTGGTGCTCGATGGCCAAATTCCGAAGAAATCCGATCAGCGGCAGATGGAGGCGTGGCAGCGCCTCGGCGTCTACGCTGCCGGCCTGGCCCTCGATTCGGCGGGAGTGAAGCAGGACGCGACCTTCAAGGCGGCGATGCATCTCGTCGTCGCCTGCGGCGGCGGCGAGCGCGACACGGCAGTGGACGGTGCGATCCTCACCGGCCTGCGCGATGCAGCCGATCCAGGCGCCTACCTCAACGAGCGCCTGCAGAACGACCTGCGCCCGACCCTCTTCCTGGCCCAACTCTCGAACCTGCTCGCGGGCAACATCGCCATCGTCCACGGCGTCACCGGCGCGTCGCGCACCTTCATGGGCGAGGAGGCCTCGGGCGTCGACGCTCTCCGCATCGCCCAGAGTCGCATCGCCTCGGGTCAGATCGACACGATGCTGGTGGGCGGCTCCTACAGCGCGGAACGCCCCGACGTGCTCGTCGTCCATGAGATGGGCGGATACCTGCGGAAGGGCGACTTCCGTCCGGTCTTCGAACGTGAGGGCGAAAGCGAGGCCGGCTTCATCCTCGGCAGTGCCGCTGCCTTCCTCATGTTGGAAGCCGCCGAGGCCGCCGCCGCGCGCAACGCGAAGATTTTCGCACGCCTACTCCCGGTGGAAAGCGACCGTCCCCGACGGGAGCCCGGCAGCGTGGGGCGCAGCCTCTCCGCCTTGTGGGACAAGGCCGGGATCACGCCGGACGCGGTGATCTCCGGCGCCACCGGCGTCGGCGGGATCACCGGCGAAGAGGGCGCGGCCTTGGCCGAGTTGGCACCCGGCGTCTTCGTCACCGCCCTCGGGGACGTTACCGGCCATTCGCTCGAAGTCACGGCGCCACTCGGGGCGGCACTCGCTGCCGCGCTCATCGCCGAGGGCAGGGCGCGCAATGTCGCGGTCACCACCGTCGGGCATCGCCGCGGCGAGGGCGTCGTTCGGTTGAGCGCGGTGTCGTGA